The Nostoc sp. NIES-3756 DNA window TGGTTTTTAAGGTGAGTGGTTCTTGAACTGCGGCTTGCCTTTGGGCTGGGGTGATATAGCCCTCTTTTTCCATGCGTAGCAACACCGCATTTCGCCTTTGTTTGGCGGCTTGGGGGTTTTTGTCGGGGGAGAACAAGCTAGGCGCAGGCGGTAAACCTGCAATGGTTGCCGCTTCTGCTAGGGTGAGTTGGTTTACTGGTTTACTGAAATAAACCCAGGCTGCATCTGCTACACCGTAAGCCCCACCACCTAAATAAACCAAATTCAAATAACGCTCTAATATTTGGTCTTTGGATAACTCTTTTTCCATTTTCTGGGCAAGACGGGCTTCCTTGAGTTTGCGCCAGACTGTACGCTCTTGTTTCAGGAAGAGAATCCGCGCTAATTGTTGGGTGATAGTGCTACCACCTTCTACCACATCTTGCGATCGCAAATTATTTACTACTGCTCTGACAATCCCTTGGGGATCTATCCCATCATGCTCCCCAAATCTACTATCTTCAGAAGCAATAAAAGCTTGTTTTAAAATATCGGGGATCTGCTTTAATTTTAGTTGCTCTCTAGTTGCTTCTCCCTGCTGTTGTAAAATACTACCATCAGCAGCTTTGATAGTTATTGTTTGCTCCCGCACACTTGTTTGTAGTTGGGATTTATCAGGTAAGGTACTATCTATTTTTCCTAAAAAATAGTTAAAGGCAACGACCCCGCCACCTACACTTAACCCAGCCCAGAACCATAAACGCCGATAAATGGGCTTTTCACGACTGGTGAATTTATTAACTATCCCAGACGTTATACCACCTATCCGGTTGATTAGTTTATTGGGTCTTACCACCTGTGTTTGTGGTAAGCTTTCGGTTGATTCTTCTTGCTCGTAACGATTTGTAGGCGGCAAGCGCAGTTCCCCCTTGTCAGAGTCACTCAAAATTAATGATTTATTGCTTGAACCAGGAGGTTAAGTTTCTCTACAATAGTTCTTCGCAAAATATTTTGCACTAGCCCTTAAGAAATAACTTAGGGGTTTGTGTTAGTATAGTATCCCATAAAATAGTTACCTAAATTCATCGCTATATAAAAATGTTGTTGGGAAAACTTTTAGCAGTTTTCCTCTAGATTTATTTAAAAATAAAAACGTAATTTATTTAATTAATATTCTGAATACAAAAATCTGATAAGATTAAATACCTAACATCTTCAGCAGATATTTAGTAGGTGTTTTGTAGAGCAGATTGACTATTGATAACAACAATATCCTCAAAAAGCACGGTGTGGAATTTACACAGGGGATGCAGGCAGGCATGATAGGCTACACCTCTTCTACTGGGGGGAACCCTGCGCGAACAGCGATCGCACTTGGTAGTAATTTGGGCAATTCCTTAGCCACATTAGAAGCGGCAACAGCAGAATTAGCAGCCATTCCAGAGATTCAGCTACAAGCAAAATCGAGTTGGTACATCACGGGAGCAGTAGGGCCACCACAACCAGATTATTTAAACGGCTGCATCATCCTCAAGGTAGAAATAGATGCCCAAGAATTGTTAGAAATTTTACTAGCCATAGAAAAAAAATTTGGGCGGGTGCGGCAGGAGAGATGGGGGCCGCGATCGCTAGACTTGGATTTGTTATTGTATGATGACTTAATTATTGATACACCAAATCTCCAAATACCTCATCCGCGAATGCAAGAGCGAGCCTTTGTATTAGTGCCTTTAGCAGAGATTGCTCCTGATTGGGTAGAACCAATTTCCGGATTTGCAATTAGAGACTTGGTAAAAAAGGTAGACTGTTCTGATGTACATTTGTTAAAGGGCAGTTAAAACTAATACCCAGAGCAGAAAACACTGATAGAACGAAAAATTCCAGTGTTTATCTGTGCTACTTAAGACAAAACAATCTTAACTATGCCATTAGGTAGAGAATTACCACAGCTATTAAAGCAGCGCTTGTTCTATAAAGGACGCAAGTTTGATTTTGAAGTAAATCGCCTGCGTTTACCCAACAAATCCGAAGGAGAATGGGAGTGTATTCGCCATCCCGGCGGCGCTTTAGCTGTGCCTGTAACGCCAGAAGGTAAACTTGTACTTGTCCGCCAATATCGCTTTGCTGTGCAAGGGCGGATACTGGAATTTCCCGCAGGAACTTTAGAACCCACAGAAGAACCATTAGAGACAGTAAAGCGCGAAATAGAAGAAGAAACTGGTTATAGCGCGCAAAAGTGGGATAAATTAGGCGAATTTTTCCTTGCTCCTGGCTATTCCGATGAAATTATCTATGCTTTCTTGGCGCGAGATTTAGAAAAGCTAGAAACACCACCAAAACAAGATGAAGACGAAGATATTGAGACGGTGCTGTTAACCCCCGAAGAACTGGAAAGAGCCATTTTACAAGGAGAACCGATAGATGCTAAATCAATCACCAGCTTTTTCTTAGCAAGGCCGTTTTTGGTTTAGTATTAGTCCATAGTCCATAGTCCATAGTCCATAGTCAATGACTACTCAAAAAACTCCGTCCTTTTGTGGGCGGGGTTTTTTATTAATTTTGGTGGGATTTGCGTAAAACTTTCAGCACCAACTGATAACTACTATATCTAGAGAAATTCAGTTTGATTCTTGAGAAAGCCCGTACAGTTGAAGCTTATATGTAGAAACATCTATTAGGGTTATTACTACGTATATTTCAACAATCAAATGGGAATCCTTTATAAAGGTAAAACTTAGTTTTACTGCAATTGTTCTCACTCAATTATTAATTCAAGGATTATGTTTAAAAATCTGTTAGCAAGTGTTGGTATTGGTGCAGCGAAAGTAGATACAAAACTTTTTAACAATTCTGTTGTTCCTGGCGAAACTTTAGAAGGTGAAGTCTATATTCGTGGTGGAGATGTTTCCCAGGAGATTAGCGATATTTACGTAAAACTAGCTACTGAATATGAACGGGAAACAGAAGACTCAACAGTTACCGAAGAATGCGTACTAATTAACTATAGGTTGTTAGAACGTCTAACTATTCAGCCAAAAGAGGAAGTTGTCGTTCCTTTCGCATTGGTTTTACCCCATGAAATGCCCTTAACTTTAGGTCGTACTCCCGTATATATTCGCACAGGATTGGATATTAAATCGGCAATTAACCCCAGAGATAGAGACCATCTAGAAGTGCGTCCACATCCACTAATGCAAAGGGTACTGCAAGCAGTAGAAAACTTGGGCTTTCATTTGTATAAAGTTGATTGTGAATACACTCATCATTTTGCTGGTGCTTATCCTTTTGTACAAGAGTTTGAGTTTCGTCCCAATGGGCAATATCGCAATTCATTAGATGAATTGGAAGTAGTTTTCCGTTTAAAGCCAGAGGGGTTGGAAGTATTATTGGAACTTGATAAACGCGCTCGTGGTTGGCAAGGTTTACTAGAAGAAGCTTTTGATGTAGATGAGCGTTATGCACGCTTGTTTGTGAAACAATCAGATTTATATGAAAGAGATTTAGAGGCTGTGATTGATCAGACAATTCAAAGTCATATTCATTAAATTTTGTGAATAATTTGATATAAATTTTGTCATAGGGGCGTACAGATAACTGTGCGTCCTAATTTAATATGAATTATATGTGGCGATCGCCATTACAAACCCTTGCTAAAGAAGCAATTTGATAAATGGTTTCCATTGTGATCAAAGGTGGATGGTTTCATCAGATTATTGGCAGATCAGCCCAGAATGCAGGGTTTATTTTTATTGCAGTATTGGGAGACTTGGCCAACGAAACACAAGTAAGTACATATACCTGCGTTGAAAAAAAGTTTGTGTTTCCTTTGTCAAATTACATTGACGAGGAATTTACTAGTATTTTATTAATTAATACTCATTTATTTACAGAACCAGTTAATGGGGTTTGGGTTAGAGCTAGAGTTCCAGCCATATTTGGTTCTAATATATTATTTAGTCAGTTTGTTCCAGATTATAAGTATGGATTGATAGAGCAAACTTTTATAGCTTGTGAGCAAAAGTCAAAGGATGAGTGTGTAGCTTATCCATTCATTTGTGAAGACTATAATCTTTATTGGACAAATTATGAACGTCATCATTCCAGAGGAAATTTTACAAGCATCTGGGCTTACCCCAAGCCAGTTTCGCCAAGAGATAGCATTATACCTGTTTCAGACAGGTCGCTTAACACTAGGTTATGCTAGTCAATTGGCACAGATGCAGCCTGATGCTTTTCGACAACTCCTCAAGCAGCATAATATTTCCCTATACTCTTATGATGTAAAAGACTTTGAATTAGACTTAAAAAATCTGCGGGAATTAGGACGGTTGTGATCGTTATCAGCGATACATCAGCTATTACAAATTTGGCAGCAATTGAACATTTGCATCTTTTGCCCCAACTCTACACTCAAATTGTAGAACGTCTTCAGCAAGAAGTAAGATTAGATCCTGGAGAATCTGAGGCGATCGCTCTTGCATTAGAATTGGATGCTGATTTATTGTTAATTGATGAGCGTCGCGGTAGAGCAGAAGCCAATCGCTTAGGACTGAGAATTACTGGCTTATTGGGTATTTTAGTCGAGGCTAAATATCAAAATCTCATTGTTGCTGTCAAACCATTGATGGATAGTTTAATTGTTACATCAGAGTTTAGAGTATCTTCAGCCTTGTACAATCAAATTTTAGAAATGGTGGACGAAGCCTGATATCTTGAATAGTTGGGGCTATCATTGCAGGTGCGGCATAACTAGTCAAACAATTAATGGTGAGGTGAAATGCTTACAAGAAACGAACACATTTCCCAAATCATAGTGACGGCTGCACAAATGCGCGACATTGAAGCGCGTATATTTGCCGCCGGAATGCCTGTACCTGCTTTGATGGAAAAGGTAGCAGGATTAATTACCAGACGCATTCAAAATATTTTTGGACAAGGTAGTCAACAGTCAACAGTCAATAGTCAACAGCTAATAGCTAAATTTCCCTCATCTCCTCAAGTAGGAATCCTCGTCGGGCCAGGACATAATGGCGGTGATGCGTTGGTTGTGGCGAGGGAATTACATTTTAGCGGTTATAAAGTTTGGATTTACTCGCCTTTTGATAAACTCAAGGAATTAACATCACAGCATTTACAGTATGCTCAAAGTTTAGGCATACCTTGTTATCAAAATATTGAGCAATTACCAGATTGTGATTTTTTGGTTGATGGGTTGTTTGGTTTTGGTTTAGAAAGAGTGATTACTGATCCTATTGCTGCTGCAATTAATCAATTTAATCAGTGGAATAAGCCAATTGTTAGTATTGATTTACCTTCCGGTTTACACACTGATACAGGCGAAGTCTTAGGGACTGCAATTTGTGCGACTTATACCTTATGTTTGGGTTTGTGGAAGCAGGGTTTGTTGCAGGATCAAGCTTTAGATTATATCGGTAAAGCTGAGTTAATTGATTTTGATATTCCTCTGGCTGATGTGCATGTTGTATTGGGAGTACCTCAAGTTAAACGCATTACATCTGCAACCGCCTTATCTACTTTACCTTTACCTCGTCCGCCAGTGACGCACAAGTATAAAGAAGGGCATTTATTATTAATTTGCGGTTCCCGACGTTATGCGGGTGGGGCAATTTTAACAGCTTTGGGTGCAAGGGGTAGCGGTGTGGGGATGTTATCTATTGCTGTACCCGAATCTCTCAAGCATCTTTTAATATCGCATTTACCAGAAGCATTGGTGATTGGTTGTCCAGAGACGGAGACTGGAGCCATCGCCCAGTTACAATTACCAGAGAACACCCAGTTAAATGCTTTTAGTGCGATCGCCATTGGCCCTGGATTAACTAAAGATGCTACATCTATTGTGCAGGAAGTTTTGAGTTGCGATGGGCTACGCCCCGCCGTTGGCGATCGCCCTTTGGTTGTCGATGCCGATGGTTTAAATATTTTGGCACAGTTGGGAACAATCCCCACATTACAAAAGCGTCAAGCTGCAACCATACTCACACCCCATACAGGCGAATTTGCTAGATTGTTTCCTGATATTGCTGATGCTAAACACGATAGGGTGAAAGCTGTGCGGGAAGCTGCCGCCCAAAGCGGTGCAGTGGTATTGTTAAAAGGAGGGAGAACTGCCATATCTAACCCTCAAGGTTCAGTGTGGATTAATCCTGAAAGTACCCCAGCCTTGGCGCGTGGTGGTAGTGGCGATGTGTTAACAGGGTTACTTGGGGGGTTATTAGCGCAAGGAGTTAATAAAGATATAGCTGTAGAAGATATTGTGGCTACTGCTGCATGGTGGCACGCCCAAGCTGGTATTTTAGCGGCTAGTGAACGTACAGAGTTAGGGGTGGATGCGTTTACATTGTCGCAGTATTTGTTGAGGGTTATTAATTGAATTTATTAATACTTGTTTTCTTTAAGATTATACAAAGCTTAGTTTTTTATTCGTTTAACTATGCAATCTTAATGCAACCGTCTGCATTGTTAATGTAGTGGAATGCAATTTTAGTGCAACCGCCTGTATTGTTAACGCAGTGGAAGACAATCTTAATACAATCGCCTGCATTATTAATGTAGTGGAATGCAATCTTTATACAAACGCCTGCTTTGTGATTGCGTTTGCTAGTCTAAATATATTTTTGTTTAAACGTGGTTTTAGTTTAAAAAACTTAATTTTTGCTTTAGGCTTACACGTGAAATTAAGTATTTAATTTTAATTTAGCGTTTACGCTATCTTTACCTTGTTTGATTAAAACAGAGTGGTGGCTTTAATGCTGCTTCACATTTTGTTTCTGTAAGTTATTGCAGAAACTAATTTGCTCTGTTAAAAAAACCTACAAATGAAAAAACTTAAATTGTTTAAAGCTATACTGCCTATTACTTTACCAGTAGCAGTGTTTGCTTTATTTAATTATGCAGAAAAGCCACTAACTGCTCAAACCTCTAGTGTTCATCTCACAATGGGAAATCCTAGTGGTGCTAACACTAGTTACAGTAATCTGTTATTAAACAAATCTCAATACGCTGTTTCTTATAATTGCTATAGAGGAACACCAAATTGGGTAAGTTGGCAATTAAACACATCTTGGTTAGGAAGCGCACCCCGTCAGGATGATTTTCGTGCAGATACTACATTACCCTCTGGTTGTTATCGAGTTAGTTCTAGTGATTACACTGGTAGCGGTTTTGATAGAGGACACATGGCTCCTTCTGCTGATAGAACAAACACAATAGCAAACAATTCTGCTACTTTTTTGATGACCAATATGATTCCCCAAGCACCCGATAATAATCAAGGTGTATGGGCAAATTTAGAAAGTTATTCTCGAAGTTTAGTAACTGGACAAAATAAGGAACTTTATATTATTTCAGGTTCCTATGGTACTGGTGGAACTGGCTCTAATGGCACAAGAACCACAATTGCTAATGGTAATGTTACAGTTCCCGCCAGAACTTGGAAAGTTATTGTAGTATTAGATAGACCCAATAATGGTGCTAGTAGCGTTACTAATAATACAAGAGTAATTGCTGTGGACATACCTAATACACAAGGTGTAAGAAATGCAGATTGGAGAAACTATAGAGTTAGTGTTGACTACATAGAAGGACAGACTGGTTACAACCTGTTATCTAGTGTTTCTTCATCTGTTCAGAGTGTAATTGAAGCTAGAGTTGATAATCAGTAAGCTTTAAGTTGTTAGAATAAATTTTGATTTTAGCCTGTCTTTATTTCAAGACAGGCTAAAAGTATTTGAATTATGTTTCTACTAATTTTGTAGAGATTCCTGCTAAGTCTCCTGTTGAAGTTGCACCAACAATATAAACATCAATGTTGATTGTGCCTAAACGATAAACTTGAATATTTGTGAGATTCTCTTTGAGCGTTTTTATAAGTAATTGAAATTTTGACACGTTTTCTTTTTGTATTTCATCGTGCCATTCTTTTTCTTGGGCGCAATTACGAAAAAAGTAATCTAGTTTTATTGTTTCAATTGAAGTATCTGGAGGATGTCCTGTAAGTTGAAGAAGTTTTTGGTTAGTTAAATTTTCTTGAGATTCACCAGTCCAATAAAATACTTCAAAAGGATATTCTGATTCACTAACCATTAACAGATTATCAGCAGCTTGTTTTAGCTTGGCAATGATTTCATTAATCATAATTATTTACGAGTAGTTTAAGTGACATTCAGCACTAGATAAATATTCTGCCTTATTTACTTAAAATTTTGGTTTACCGTTAGCTTTTGTGTGGCAATAGGAACATTAAATATATAGTCTACTACGTATGTGATTATGCCGAACCAAGACACAACGCGCCGTTTGCGCCCATTAACTATTAGTCAAGACGTTAACTCATTCCACGGTTTGCAAACTATAAGCAATTACAATACCAGCCGTGTTGATGCCACAGAAGAAAATTTGCAGAAAGCTTATAAAAATATGTTGGCGCAGCAACAAACGGAGAATGAAAAACTAGCTACGTATCGCGCGGCGGCTGATGCAGCGCGACTAGCCGAGTGGGAATTTCACAATGCTGTGTTAGCTATGAAAGAAGCTGTACGGGGACAATATGGCTCAGATAGTGACCAAGCGCAAGCTGTAGGGCTGAAGAAAAAATCAGACCGCAAACGTCCTACTCGGAAGAAGACAGTAGCGTTGGCGTTAAGCCCAGCGTAGCTGCTCGCTAGTTAATCTATCACAACTTATAAAAAATGGGCGGGCAAGATGCCCACCCTAAAAAAAGTATTATTTGCGTTCTTCCATGCCAAAAACGCGGCGAACCATTGACTGCATCAAGCTAGGAGTTAATTGATAAGCAGCTTTCCAAAAGTTAGCGGAACCAACAACTACATCAGGACGTTTATCTTTAACTACTGTCCAAATTGATTTAGCTACATCTTCCGGCTTTTCTAATACAGGCATTTGAATGGCTTTACCTACTAATTCTGTACGCGCTTGGGCTGATTCTTCATCCTTACCACGAAAGATTGCCCTTTCCATGATTTGAGTACTGATGAAACTGGGATAAACACCACCAACGTGAATGTTTTTCGGTGCTAACTCTGCGTGGAGGGATTTTGTTAAGCCAGTGACGGCGTATTTACTAGCTGTGTAGGGTACATGGTAGGGAATTGGTTCTAAACCACCGATAGAACTAACGTTAACGATGGTTCCTTGACCACGCTCTAAAAAATAGGGGAGAATGGCGTTAATTGTATGAATGCAGCCCCATAAATTGGTATCAATGATTGTATGCCAATCATCTAAGCTGAAGGTTTCTACAGGGCCTAAGCAAAAGACACCTGCATTATTGATTAAGACATCTAAGCGACCAAAGTGAGCGATCGCCTTTTGGATCATATCCTGAACTTGGGCTGGATCTCTCACATCGGTAGGGATAGAGATCGCTTGTTGTCCCAGTTCCCTAATTTCGGCGGCTGTCGCTTCTAAACGGTCAACTTGACGGGCTGCCAACACCACTTCATACTGATGACGGGCAAATAATAATGCTGTAGCTCTGCCAATTCCTTGGGATGCGCCAGTGATAATTACTGTGTTTGTCATAATGCTTAGTTGACTATTGACTATTGACTAATTACTGTTGTGTTTTAATTTCTTGTAGTAACTCCTCATCGGAGTATTCTTTGTCCCATTGACCTTTTAGCTTTAGCCGCACAGACTGTGCGCCGCCACTGGGAGTACAGATAACCCAATAAGTATTTTCTTCGCCTTTAACTTCGGCTGCTTCTTGCGCTTCTGCAATATTAGAAAGACCGGAAAATGCTTGCAGACAAGTCCATGTGATACCATTTATGTCTTTGATTTCTCTTTCCATGTTTAAAAAGTGTTGAGTTATGTTAGCGAAAGCGGTGCGTTTAGCGCGTGCTGAGTGAGTCAGTTATCAGTGAACAGTCAACATAACCTGATAACTGTTCACTACAAAACCTCTGGCTGATCATCTAAGCTGAGGAGGAAATTAATTAAGTCTGTTTGTTCTTGGGTGGTGAAGCCTGCTTTGTCATCTACCCAATAGGCGTGTCCTGTACCGTCTACATTCGACTGTTGCAAATCTGAATTAGCTTGATTAGCTGCAACTGTAGGTTCACGCAGATTACGGTCAACTAGTACCCGTAGGCTGGCTTCTGGGTCGGGTAGAATGTTTTGCATTAATGTACCAGCCATACCTAATTCTTCTGGTTTTGCTACCACATATTGTCCGTTTTCATTTTGTTTGAGTGCGTCAGCACTAGCAGCTACGCCGCCATCGTGTAAGTAAGGTGCAGTCAGATATAAGCCTATTAAACTAGGTACTTTGTAACCTCCGGCTGGGTTGTTAATGCCAAAAGCTAGTTGTTGGGCTTTCTGAGGTGTGATATCTGTAGGCACTTCTAAAACTGGGGGATTAGCTGGTAAGGGAACGGAAACGCTGTTAGGATAGGTTTCAGCTTTGGTAAAATTCTTGGCAAATGGTTTTAATGTAGGGGCGCGTGATGGTTGAGTGCCGATTTCGTTTTGGGCAATGACATCATGGTTAGTAAAGTAGCGTCCACTGTGACATTCTATGCAGCCAGCACGGTTAAATACAGCCACGCCTCTTTTTAAAGAAGCCGTATCACTAATTTGTATGGGTGGTGGTGCAAGAGTGTTCTGCCAAGCGGACATTCCATTTAACTGTTCGCCTACAGATAAACCTGGGGAAGATGCCATTAAACCATCTAACATGAATGGTGAACCTTGGGGATATCCAGGCATTTTGATGACTTCGTTAATGGCTGGTTCGCCTGGGGTGGGGTCGATTTTGTCGAAGAATTGTGATGGTTTCGCGCCTTGGGGTAATCTAAAGGCGGGATTGGCGGCATTTTGCAGAATCACACCTAAATAGGTTTCTTTATCAATGCCTAATGTTGCTTGACTAGCATCAGCACCATTTGTCCCGTCTGAGTTGGTGGCGTGGACGTTGCTATTTAAAGTAGTCAAACCGTGAAACCAACCGACGGCGGAATGACCACTCCAGCCATAAGGCCAAGCATCAAAGGTATAAGATGAGGGGATTTGTGAGGGATTATTGACTAAAGTACCTGTAGAGTCAAAGTTTCCCGGTGGCCAAGTTAGGAGTTTGGCATCAACTGTATCTTCTACAGCTTTAGCATCTGGTAAACGGGATTCTTCACCGTTGGCGTTGATGTAAGTGTGTTCTCCCGCCGGGAATTGTGTCGGGTTGACATCTGTTTGCCGAAACATGGCGGCGGAGTTGGTAGCAAAGGCGAGGATTAAACCTGTATCTAGGTCGTTGTTGGGTGCGCCTTCGATGATGCGTCCGCTTTCTCTATCCAGGGTGGCGTGACATAAGGCGCAGGTAATGCCAAATCTCAACTTACCTTTAGTTAAGCTGGCACGCATACCCAAGGGGACAAGAGAATTAGCGGGTACATCTAAGCCTGTGTTTAATAATGTGCCGGCTTTAAATGTGCGATCGCCTATTGTTACATCTTCGTTGAGGGGGATTTGCAGATTGGTTGTGTGTTTACCACCTAATTTTGCGATCGCCTGTCCTACAGTAATTAAATTAATCGGCCCATTCAACGCCCCTACTACATCAGTTTGAAAGATTTCATTACCAAAGGTGTCTGAGTAGAAAGCGTCTCGCCCTAATTTTAATGTTTCTTGGGTGACTGCAAATGCACCGTTTTCTGGTGATAGTTGTTTGCGTCCTGCTTCTGTTTGCAGTAACTTTGTGGCTTCTGCTTTATTAATGGCGTATCCCAACACATCATAGGAACCAATTTCTTGGGGTGCGGCTTGGGTGATGGGTGTAAATGTTTTGTCTAAGCTAGGAGTTTTGCCTAAGACAATTTCTAATCTATAGGCAAAAAAACTAATTATAAATATTAAAAATAAAAGTATGCTAATAGCCCGCCATCGATTTTTTTGTGGCTCAATTTTGGGCAAATTAGTATTTATAGTAATACCTGGATCAGTTCTCATAGGATACTTTTACTCAATGCAATTCCATTGAAGCGGAGCATAAAAGTAAAAGCTTCATCCTTATAGTTGATGTCTGGGGGAGGAAGGGAGAGATTTTAAACGCAGAGGGGCGCGGAGGTTAGCGCGGAGGAGGAGATGAGGGAGATGAGGGAGATGAGGAGGATGAGGGAGAATAATACACTTGCTAATCCTTCTTCCCCATCTCCCCCTACTCCCCCCACTTCCCACTCCCCTAAATCTTATCTATCTGCCAAATTTTGATGGTTTGATCTGCGCTACCACTGGCGAGAAAATTATTATCTGGGCTGACGGCTACGGAATTGACTGTGGCTGAGTGTCCGGTGAGGGTGTGTAGTAGTTCGCCTGTGGAAATGCGCCAAATTTTGATGGTGGTGTCGGCGCTACCACTAAATAAAAATTGTCCGTTGGGGCTGGTGGTGAGGGATTTGACATCAGCTGTGTGTCCGGTTAAGGTATGCAGAATTTGCCCTGTAACTAAATGCCAAATTTTGATGGTGGTGTCGGCGCTACCACTGAATAAAAATTGCCCATCTGGGCTAATGGCGATCGCTTTTACTTCTCCATCATGGCTGTTGAGGGTGCGTAGGGGGTCGCCTGTGCGGGGGTTCCACAGTCTGATTTTGTTGTCGGAACTACCACTGGCTAAAACTGTACCATCTGGGCTAATGGCTACGGCGTGAACGGCTGAGGAATGCCAAAGGGTGCAAATGCGATCGCCTTTTTGCAGGTTCCAAATTTTAATTTTGTTACTTCCACTGGCGAGGAGTTGTCCATCTGGGCTAATCACTACGACGTTGACGGGTTTTTGATGCCCTAAAAGGGTATGCAGGAGTTTACCTGTGGTTAAATGCCAGACTTTGACGTTACTTCTAGGATGTACGCCGCTACCCACAGCTAAAAAATGTCCGTCGGGACTGATGGCGACGGATGAAACTTCTCCTAAATTTCCTGTTAAGGTGCGGATGAGTTTCCCTGTGGGAAAATTCCAGATATTCACAGCTTGTTCGGTACAACCGCTAACTAAAACTTCACCATCGGGACTAATGGCGATGGATGTGACTTTACCTGAATGTCCGGTGATGGTTTTAGTTAAGTTGGGACATTCTAGACTGCGCTTGTATTTGAGTGTGGCGATCGCATCTATGAGTTTGTCCGTTAATTGTAAACTCTGGCGATCGTCTATTGCCGTAAAATATTGCTTCAGCTTTTGAATATATTCTTCATCTTCAATTTTGATGGCTGACTGCATCGCCTCTAAAGGATGGGTAAACTGCTGTAATGAAACTTGCCGCAGTTCTAACCATGTGGTGATTGAATAGTCAACCTCAGTTTGCGCCCAAGAACTATCCGGTAAGTGAGATAAACTCTGGGCTAACTGCACAGATAATTCTGGTATCCAGTACAGTCGTTGTTTTTCTAAAGCTTCGTAAACTTGCTTATAGCTTGTGGCGAAAGCTTGCAATGATTGTAAATCAATCGCATCTTTGAGCAAATTGGGTAGTAACTCTGGTAGTAGAGGTGGTACATCATAATTAACTAAATGGTAAATATCAGCCACCCAACCTGCAACTAAACAATGACAAGTAACTAATACTTGGCATAGTTGTTCAATATCCTGCTGATTGATGCGATATTGCAAGGATAACTTAGTAATATCAATACCTTGTGCTTGCCATTTCTCCGCTTTCTCTAAGAGTGCTAAATTAAAAACATTATCTTGACCCAACTGATTAATTTCTTCTACATCCGCACCTATTTCTAACAATTCATCTCTAATTTGCTTCCACTCTAAAGCACGTTTTTTCGCTGAGTTCTGCACAATCTCTTTATAAGACAAGCGAGAAATTGTTTTGTAATAATAAGTTCCCTGTCCTAATCCCCAATAAGCAATGCGAAAATTTAGATAATCTCCATCATTTTCTGATTCTAAAATTAATATTGGTTCTGTTTTCAACATACCAAATAAAGCTTTAATACTCGAT harbors:
- a CDS encoding WD40 repeat domain-containing protein, which produces MEPGLRLLIQLVLEFAPVFVNIINKRSEEALATTKEQLPTLIEGFIETVNTFNDNNSEKGSAKETLQQQLAAYQRETQTQIANQQRDTALKLPEVNKILDNWPLRLYPSQILDSHHNYGHKPLKVFIAPPKIQFDQFDNKIETAADIESMLAEGLRNFINKNYSFQNLTRPIEFLAGAWDSKRFHSESSIKALFGMLKTEPILILESENDGDYLNFRIAYWGLGQGTYYYKTISRLSYKEIVQNSAKKRALEWKQIRDELLEIGADVEEINQLGQDNVFNLALLEKAEKWQAQGIDITKLSLQYRINQQDIEQLCQVLVTCHCLVAGWVADIYHLVNYDVPPLLPELLPNLLKDAIDLQSLQAFATSYKQVYEALEKQRLYWIPELSVQLAQSLSHLPDSSWAQTEVDYSITTWLELRQVSLQQFTHPLEAMQSAIKIEDEEYIQKLKQYFTAIDDRQSLQLTDKLIDAIATLKYKRSLECPNLTKTITGHSGKVTSIAISPDGEVLVSGCTEQAVNIWNFPTGKLIRTLTGNLGEVSSVAISPDGHFLAVGSGVHPRSNVKVWHLTTGKLLHTLLGHQKPVNVVVISPDGQLLASGSNKIKIWNLQKGDRICTLWHSSAVHAVAISPDGTVLASGSSDNKIRLWNPRTGDPLRTLNSHDGEVKAIAISPDGQFLFSGSADTTIKIWHLVTGQILHTLTGHTADVKSLTTSPNGQFLFSGSADTTIKIWRISTGELLHTLTGHSATVNSVAVSPDNNFLASGSADQTIKIWQIDKI
- a CDS encoding SDR family NAD(P)-dependent oxidoreductase; this translates as MTNTVIITGASQGIGRATALLFARHQYEVVLAARQVDRLEATAAEIRELGQQAISIPTDVRDPAQVQDMIQKAIAHFGRLDVLINNAGVFCLGPVETFSLDDWHTIIDTNLWGCIHTINAILPYFLERGQGTIVNVSSIGGLEPIPYHVPYTASKYAVTGLTKSLHAELAPKNIHVGGVYPSFISTQIMERAIFRGKDEESAQARTELVGKAIQMPVLEKPEDVAKSIWTVVKDKRPDVVVGSANFWKAAYQLTPSLMQSMVRRVFGMEERK
- a CDS encoding nuclease A inhibitor family protein; this encodes MINEIIAKLKQAADNLLMVSESEYPFEVFYWTGESQENLTNQKLLQLTGHPPDTSIETIKLDYFFRNCAQEKEWHDEIQKENVSKFQLLIKTLKENLTNIQVYRLGTINIDVYIVGATSTGDLAGISTKLVET